The Toxoplasma gondii ME49 chromosome XII, whole genome shotgun sequence genome includes a region encoding these proteins:
- a CDS encoding zinc finger, zz type domain-containing protein (encoded by transcript TGME49_219150) translates to MEKKKKRHHPDGFDQDVADMGTSKHEEGCASAMKSRSKSEGASDSSHGKPRKKEKKRTKLAEEGDSFGDECSSAVNGKTETTQVSVDEKTTGKLSRHAAKKFKGVPHKNNKSRLLEMNVGCHEEKESDEDDGDKKRDTTGHASVKGRKRKTDADDSTGDEAVTCEANGGSHELFASESDGDSETRSGTKSKDIDRIAINKAYAEAYEVRKRREMLSKNKELLDDSDESESSSDEDEDGELLSERVESKILDTLARIKNKDPSVYDKDYRFFGDDDFEDDEDAEATKGSDKKTTYKDLVRRTLEERGPTAFIDEEDALSAKKKESQALSYHDELAELKKAFVDAAEGVEEGGAFLQKKEKTEDELAQEAKDYKKFLSSKKGKEHVDMTTVLNHYWAPDENLDPDERFLRDYILNQGWREDRAVLQDDQPNQKFDEEEDELNIDQTDAFEAAYNFRFEEEGGSTIQGHARRVEGSVRQKNDKRRRQREAKKARLAEEKAQREEELRRLKAMKKQEILERIQKIQEMTGHQELDVTAIDLDADFDPEAHDKEMATMLGDDYEQCEENVPEEELLKVPAGFEEDLGVAGEDDQTLQSLSKKQRKLMKLLKKRNARALADDVAYAPLAEDEERVDTGLNNESADAHVEGNDSQPPELLEQGPSEWWMCDSCGNGIPGGKKRFDCMSCENYTLCKHCFRNVRHPHQLVKRTVPKDCQPPKDFEPGSPEVSKTIKEYLDEYFQTDYEDIIGKDLPTRFKYTSVKPESYGLTVEDILSKTDKELNAHISLKKLAPYRPQVHESRRKLQRAMFMKKRNDKGARHGGRKEKNNTMEQMTKFGITRGRLDAYGD, encoded by the exons atggagaaaaaaaaaaagCGACACCATCCGGATGGCTTTGACCAAGATGTCGCCGACATGGGGACTAGCAAACACGAGGAAGGGTGCGCCAGTGCTATGAAGTCACGTTCCAAAAGTGAAGGGGCTTCTGATTCTTCACATGGAAAACcacggaagaaggaaaaaaagagaacaaagTTAGCTGAGGAAGGCGATTCTTTCGGCGATGAGTGCTCGTCCGCTGTGAATGGtaaaacagagacaacacaGGTCTCTGTGGATGAAAAAACTACTGGCAAATTGTCTCGCCATGCTGCGAAGAAGTTCAAAGGAGTCCCTCACAAGAACAACAAGAGCAGGCTGCTGGAAATGAATGTCGGCTGccacgaggagaaagagtcGGATGAAGACGACggtgacaagaaaagagataCCACGGGGCATGCTTCAGTtaagggaaggaagaggaagacggacgCAGACGACTCTACTGGTGACGAGGCTGTCACCTGTGAGGCAAATGGCGGGTCACATGAACTGTTCGCGTCTGAGTCTGACGGCGACTCTGAGACTCGCTCCGGCACGAAGTCGAAGGACATCGATAGAATCGCCATAAACAAGGCGTACGCTGAAGCCTACGAAGTTCGtaaaagaagagaaatgcTGAGTAAAAACAAAGAACTGCTCGACGACTCAGACG AGAGCGAGTCGTCGAGTGATGAGGATGAAGATGGCGAGCTTCTGTCAGAGAGGGTTGAATCGAAGATTCTGGATACATTAGCACgaataaagaataaggatCCCTCGGTTTACGACAAAGACTATCGCTTCTTCGGCGACGATGATTTCGAAGACGatgaagatgcagaagct ACGAAAGGGTCGGACAAGAAAACGACGTATAAAGACCTGGTCAGAAGGACGCTTGAGGAACGGGGGCCCACAGCGTTCATCGATGAAGAGGATGCTTTGTctgcaaagaaaaaggagtcGCAAG CGCTCAGCTATCACGACGAGCTGgcggagctgaagaaggcttTCGTAGATGCTGCAGAAGGagtagaggaaggaggcgctTTTCTccaaaagaaggagaagaccgAAGACGAATTGGcgcaggaagcgaaggatTACAAGAAATTTTTGAGT tcgaaaaaaggaaaggagcATGTGGACATGACCACCGTTTTAAATCACTACTGGG CCCCGGACGAGAACCTCGATCCCGATGAACGGTTTCTACGAGACTACATCTTGAACCAAGGTTGGAGGGAGGATAGAGCTGTCCTACAAGATGACCAGCCCAATCAGAA gttcgacgaggaagaggacgagctGAATATTGACCAGACGGATGCTTTCGAGGCGGCGTACAACTTCAG ATttgaagaggagggaggatCAACAATCCAGGGACATGCCCGCCGAGTTGAAGGTTCCGTCAGGCAGAAAAACGATAAGCGGCGACGAcaacgagaagcgaagaaggcgcgccTTGCCGAGGAGAAG GCCCAAAGGGAGGAGGAACTACGGCGACTGAAGGCgatgaagaagcaagagattTTGGAGAGAATTCAGAAAATACAAGAGATGACTGGACACCAAGAACTTG ATGTCACTGCCATCGATTTGGATGCCGATTTCGACCCCGAGGCTCACGACAAAGAAATGGCGACAATGCTCGGGGACGACTATGAGCAGTGCGAGGAAAACGTACCGGAAGAGGAACTTC TTAAGGTACCTGCTGGGTTTGAGGAAGACTTGGGTGTCGCTGGTGAAGACGACCAGACTCTCCAATCATTATCGAAGAAACAACGGAAGCTTATGAAGCTGCTGAAGAAACGGAACGCCCGAGCACTTGCTGACGACGTGGCGTATGCACCGTtagcagaagacgaagaacgcgtCGATACTGGCTTGAACAACGAATCAGCAGATGCGCATGTGGAAGGCAACGATTCACAACCACCGGAGCTATTGGAGCAGGGCCCATCGGAGTGGTGGATGTGCGACAGTTGTGGCAATGGGATTCCGGGAGGCAAAAAAAG GTTCGACTGTATGAGTTGTGAGAACTACACACTCTGCAAACACTGTTTCCGTAACGTTCGTCACCCCCACCAACTGGTTAAGCGGACGGTTCCAAAAGACTGCCAG ccaccAAAGGATTTTGAACCAGGCTCACCTGAAGTTTCGAAAACCATCAAGGAGTACCTGGATGAGTATTTCCAAACAGACTACGAAGACATCATTGGAAAGGATCTTCCTACCCGGTTCAAATACACAAGTGTCAAACCAGAAAGCTACGGATTAACAGTGGAGGATATTTTGTCAAA AACTGACAAGGAGCTCAACGCGCACATTTCACTTAAAAAACTGGCGCCATATCGGCCACAAGTGCACGAATCCAGACGAAAG TTACAAAGGGCGATGTTTATGAAGAAACGCAATGATAAAGGAGCGCGCCACGGcggaaggaaggagaagaacaacacAATGGAGCAGATGACAAAATTTG GAATTACTCGCGGCCGTCTGGATGCGTACGGTGACTGA
- a CDS encoding hypothetical protein (encoded by transcript TGME49_219160) produces MLLITFPTPDSRTPTQVCFLVPHCPAKNTASGFKLRLSLGQETMKVSATASASCIAVLALVACRSEASPAFLGSRGLGSRFEQPQTVEKEVEDAEEELKTAEDDAALEEKNLESEISYRDSLRSQEQRDESAAKGMINVDAEAPGCSVETTGDMDVATDPTDVLTTVPMSISISKRHLSVNYKGRELKPVMKIPLLEIKTPINTLARSRRCFRLFHRTKPLVFCADDTAARDEWIANIYKAVFCINSGNLLTPVQQKAKREKGESVPLPSKSTKVQRWIKEIARQEAEALKEVQEGEMMHRKKKNVVEEVEIVGGSAGAPPKVTVNGDELAFSHAGQREQLMNANNQEF; encoded by the exons ATGTTACTCATCACATTCCCGACACCCGATTCTCGCACGCCTACGCAGGTGTGTTTTTTAGTACCCCACTGTCCCGCCAAAAACACTGCTTCTGGTTTTAaactgcgtctttctctcggacAGGAAACAATGAAGGTCTCAGCAACCGCATCCGCAAGCTGCATAGCCGTCCTTGCTCTAGTTGCCTGCAGGAGTGAAGcctctcctgccttcttGGGCAGCCGAGGTCTTGGATCCAGATTTGAACAGCCACAAACCGTGGAAAAGG AAGTCGAggatgcagaagaggagcTGAAAACAGCCGAAG ACGATGCTGCGCTTGAGGAAAAGAATTTGGAGAGTGAAATATCCTATAGAGATAGTTTGCGGAGTCAGGAGCAACGCGAT GAATCTGCAGCGAAAGGGATGATTAACGTAGACGCTGAGGCCCCCGGCTGTTCGGTAGAAACC ACCGGAGACATGGATGTGGCGACAGATCCTACAGATGTCTTAACTACTGTGCCCATGAGTATATCGATTTCCAAGAGGCACTTGAGCGTAAACTACAAGG gacgagAGCTTAAGCCTGTGATGAAAATTCCGCTACTAGAAATAAAAACGCCTATAAACACACTTGCACGGAGCAGACGGT GCTTCAGACTGTTTCACCGCACCAAGCcgctcgttttctgcgcGGACGACACGGCCGCTAGAGA CGAATGGATTGCAAATATCTACAAAGCCGTGTTCTGTATCAACTCTGGCAACCTACTCACACCAGTACAGCAGAAAGCAAAACGGG AGAAGGGCGAATCCGTTCCCTTGCCCTCAAAAAGTACCAAAGTCCAG AGGTGGATCAAAGAGATAGCTCGACAAG AGGCTGAAGCGCTCAAAGAAGTCCAG GAAGGTGAAATGATGCataggaagaagaaaaatgTTGTTGAGGAAGTCGAG ATCGTGGGAGGTTCTGCTGGAGCGCCACCGAAG GTGACTGTTAATGGTGACGAACTCGCATTTTCCCACGCAGGACAACGAGAACAACTCATGAATGCAAATAATCAAGAGTTCTAG